GGGACTTCATTAGGTGGACTGTATACTTTGTTTCCCCAATGGGCGCTGGAAAACCTAAACCAACTGCCCTTCTTTGCCAGTGATACAATTTTCATTCAGCATTGGGGCTTTATGGTATTAATGGTGGGATGCAGTTTTTTTATTGCAATGTTTCGCTCAGATTGGGTCAAACCAGTATTTTGCATTACGCTAATTGAAAAGCTGTTTTTTATTAGCTTAGTATTGAGCAATGCCAATCAACCTTTTGTCGATGGATTTTGGTCATCAATGGTAATGGACATGATTATATGTACTTACATCGCCGCTTACTTATGGTGGTGTCGAACCGCCAGTGAGTTAACGTCTTAAGATAGGCAAACTCAATTTAATCGAGCTTATCTGCCGCTGCCGCGACATCGCATTTTTTACAAATAAGGATCATGCCTAATTGTTGTTGTCGACCTTCTACCGTCGTCACCCAGGGGCGAACAGTCCAAGGTGGATTATGGCGTACATGTTGAAAATGGCCACAGCCTAATTCTGCCACCCAATGCTGCTCTTCATCCAGGTGATAACCGATAATTTGTTGCTGCATCCTCGTTCACCTAATCTTTAATAGCAATGCCAATAGCACGGTTAACACCGACAAAAAAGCCTGAACAAGTCAGGCTTTTTGAGCGATAAATAACTTAAGTCAATACGAGGTTACTTAGTACGATCGCGAATGTGGCTCATTGCACGCTTACGACGACGCTCTTGACCCACGGTTAACTTTTCAGTTCTACCTTCAAACGGGTTAGCACCTTCGTGGAAACGTAACTGAATTGGCGTACCAACTACTTTCAATGAACGACGGAAGTAGTTCATCATATAGCGCTTATACGAATCAGGTAGCTTCTTAACTTGGTTACCATGAATAACCACGATTGGTGGGTTATAACCGCCAGCGTGAGCATATTTCAGTTTCACACGACGACCATTAACCAATGGTGGTTGGTGATCATCTTGCGACATCTGCATAACGCGAGTCAGCATTGAAGTACTCACACGACGTGTAGCACTGTCGTAGGCTTCTTCAATTGACTCATACAAATGGCCAACGCCAGTACCATGTAATGCTGAGATAAAGTGAATACGGGCGAAATCGATAAAGCCTAAACGGCGATCAAGTTCGCTTTTAACACGGTCTTTGACTTTTTGATCAATACCGTCCCACTTGTTTATCGCAATAACCAATGCACGACCAGCGTTTAAGGTAAAACCTAATAAACCAAGATCTTGCTCTGCAATACCTTCGCGCGCATCGATAACCAATAATACTACGTTAGCATCTTCAACTGCTTTTAAGGTTTTAATCACCGAGAATTTCTCGATAACTTCATTCACTTTACTGCGACGACGAACACCAGCAGTATCAATTAATACGTACTCTCTACCTTCACGTGACATTGGAATATAAATACTGTCACGAGTAGTACCGGGTTCGTCATAAACCACCACACGTTCTTCGCCGAGGATACGGTTAATCAGTGTTGATTTACCCACATTAGGCTTACCAATAATGGCGAGCTTAATCGGTAAGTTTTGCAGGCGTTCTTGTTCTGCTTCAGCTTCTTCTTCAGTATATTCACGTTCAACTTGCTCGCCTTCTTCGTCGAGTTCGCGAACGATACCCATAGCTTCAGCATAAGGCGTTAGTGCGTAATCAATCATGTTGGTCACACCACGGCCTTGCGCGGCAGCCATTTGGTATACTTCACCTAGACCTAAAGACCAAAACTCACCACAAGCTGAATCGGCATCAATGCCGTCGACTTTGTTAGCAACCACAAAAGTGACTTTATCACGGCTACGTAAATGCTGAGCAATCGCTAAATCGGCAGCTGTCATACCCGCACGAGCGTCAGTCATAAATAATACGACATCCGCTTCTTCAATCGCGGCCAATGACTGTTCAGCCATTTTAGTTTCGATCCCTTCTTCGCTGCCATCAATACCGCCAGTATCAACAACGATAAACTCGTAGCCAGCTAAAAATGCGCGGCCGTATTTACGGTCACGTGTTAAACCTGGGAAATCAGCGACTAACGCATCACGAGTACGAGTAAGACGGTTAAATAATGTCGATTTGCCGACATTCGGTCGCCCTACAAGGGCCACTACAGGGATCATGATTTTGCCTCTAAAAAACTTTTCAATAAAAAGCCCCCGGAACGCTTCCAGGGGCTCTAGTAAGGATATTATACCTTAATTAACGCAAAAATAGTGCTACGACTTATTCCGCATCAGTTTTGGTATCTTCCTCAGCATTCATTTGCTCTTGCTTGTTCAAGGAAACAATAGCAACTTTACCACTTCGGCCTTGAACATAAATGTTGTCACCCACCACTAAAGGTTGGGCATATAATCCATCACTATCAACTTCAATGCGGCCAACAATGTCACCGCTATTACGGTCAATAAAGTGCAAGTAACCTTCAAAGTCACCAACAACAATGTAATTGTCTATCACGGCTGGAGCGGTTAATTCACGGTTTTTAAGAACCGAATTACTCCATAATTCCAGACCATTACGACGATCAACCGAATAAATACGGCTATGATCATCAACTAAGTACAGGCCAATACCTGCAGCAGCTAAATCATTAAAGCTTGAATATTTACGTGACCAAACAATCCGTCCGCTGCGAAGCTCCATAGACACGAGATTACCGTTGTAACTCGCAACATAAATATTTTCGCCCAAAATTAATGGCGTCATATCAATATCGGCCATCCGGGTAAACTCATTGGAACCCGTTGGGGTAAATACCGCTTGTTCCCATGCTTGTTGGCCATTACTTTTGACCACAACAGCGACTTTGCCATCTGCTGTGCCTAAAAAGAAACCGCCCGCTTCATAAGCGGCTGAACCTGTACCTCGTAAGGTAAGGTTTGGCAGCTGCATTTCATAGGTCCATAACTTTTCACCGTTATCGATATTAAATGCTTCAAATGCACCTTTACTGGTATTTACTGCAACAACATCTTCTGCCACTGTCGGTGCCGATAATAACTCACCATTAGCTTGAGCAGACCACACTACGTCACCCGTAGCCTCATCTAGCGCAACTAATAAGCCAGTTTCACCACCAACAAAGACTTTGTTACGTGCCGCAGTAACGCCGGCAGCTAAACGAATTCCTTTGGTTTTAATTTCAAGCTTATCTTCAAAGACATCATTAAAGTCTTGTTTCCATAGCTCCTTGCCGCTGGTTTCATCAAACGCAACCACAACACCGCTGCGATCGGCGACAAATAATTTGCCATAACGAACCGCTGGACGAAGTTGCGAGTAATAATCACCTACGCCATCGCCAACACTGGTATCCCAAGTCACTTCAGGAAATACAGTTGCTTGTATATCAACTAATTCACTCACTGGCTCTTCTTCAACATCACTTGAAGAACAAGCAGACATAAGAGCAACACTTAACCCGACGGCAAGTAGATTTTTACACCAAGACTTCATTGGCTAAATTCCTTATGCCTTATTTAGATTGTCTAACTTCATGGTCAGCGCAGGACTGGCTATCGCGCCACCATTATCCACGGCTGCTTGATAAGCTAATTTGGCTTTATCCAAATCACCTTGACGCACTAAAAAGTCGCCTTTTAATTCTTCACGTTGCGAAGCAAATGCTTTATCAGTCACTTGTTCTAGTGTGGCTAATGCCATACCAAGATTATTTTGCTCAGCTTGAATACGCGCTAGACGTATCATGGCCACCATGCCTAAACCTGAACCTGGCTCTGCGGCAATTACTTTGGTAAATGAGGCTTCAGCTTTTGCTAAATCACCCGCTTCAACCGCTGATTTAGCGACCATCAACTCGAGTAATGCCTGATAACCTTGCTGATCATGTTCTGATGTAAAGCTTTCTGCCTGAACCAATAACGCTGCAGGGTTAGCTGACTGTGTCACGATAGACTGAAACGATTCGGAAGCTTTTTCGGCTGCCGTCACTTTCATATCAGAATAAGTATTCCAACCATATAGACCACCTAGGCCTACCACGGCACCCACGACAATCGAGGTACCATAATCTTTCCAGAACTGCTTGATAGCATCTACTTGTTGTTCTTCTGTGCTATAAATTTCCACTTGCACTTCCCCTTTGAAATCAATTCTTAAATCAGTTCTGCAATTTTAGTTACGAGTTCACTACGCGTAACCAATTGTTGTTCGTCTTTTGTTCTTAACGGCTTGATAGCCACTTGATTATTCGCTACTTCATTTTCGCCAATGATCAACGCAAATTGAGCACCGCTTTTATCGGCACGCTTCATTTGCTTTTTAAAGTTACCACCACCGCAATGACTCATGACTTTAAGCGTTGGTAACTGTTGACGCAACTCTTGAGCCACTTTAATGGCTTCAACCACACAATTATCACCCATAGCAGTAACATAGATATCTACTTCAGGGGCAATATCACTGGTTAACTCAAGCGTTTCAAGTAATAGTACAATGCGCTCAAGGCCCATTGCAAAGCCAACGGCTGGAGTATCTTTCCCCCCCAGTTGGCCGACTAAACCATCGTAGCGGCCACCCGCCAACACTGTACCTTGAGAGCCCAAACTGGTGGTAACCCATTCGAATACAGTGCGGTTATAATAATCTAAACCACGAACTAAACGTGGATTGATGGTGTATTGGATGCCAACAGCGTCTAAGAGTTCACATAAAGTTGAAAAATGTGTCTTAGTTTCTTCACCCAAGTAATCCATTAATGCTGGTGCGTCAGCTAAAATAGCCTGCACTTGCTGATCTTTAGTGTCCAGTACACGCAATGGATTTGAATACATCCGACGTTTACTATCTTCATCGAGAATGTCTTTATGCTGCTCTAAAAAAGCAATCAACGCATCGCGATAGGCCGCACGTTCAGCGGGATCGCCTAAGGTGTTTAGCTCAAGTGCAACGTGCTCTTTAATCCCTAGCAAGTCCCATAAACGGGCTGATAACATCAATACTTCAGCATCAATATCGGCGCTACCAATGCCATACACTTCAACACCGAACTGGTGGAACTGACGATAACGACCTTTTTGCGGACGCTCATGACGGAACATAGGTCCCATATACCATAAACGTTGTTCTTGGTTGTAAAGCAGACCATGTTCGTTACCCGCACGAACAGTTGAAGCGGTACCTTCAGGACGTAAGGTTAAGCTGTCACTATTACGATCTTCAAAGGTATACATTTCTTTTTCAACAATATCGGTCACTTCACCAATAGAGCGCTTGAAAAGGTCGGTACTTTCTACGATAGGAGTGCGAATTTCGCTATAACCGAATGCACTAACAGATGAACGCAATACTGCTTCGAGTTTTTGCCATATAGGACTTTGGGTAGGCAGAATATCATTCATTCCGCGAATAGCTTGGATTTGCTTTGCCACTGTTAACTTGTCCACTTATTGAATTAGCTTGCGCTAATAAAATGTAAATACACCCTCTGCATCGGCAACTTTAGGTTGTCATGCACAGGATTAAGATTATTCGGTTTTATCGGTTATCGCGATACGGTTGGCCATCATGCTTGCTTTTGCACGGATCTTAGCTTCTAAACCATCGACGATATTGTTATTATCAAAGCGTTCTTTTTGACGCACTCCGCCATCATAATAACCGCTTTTAGCATGGCCACCCGTTAAACCAATATCAGACACTAATGCCTCGCCTGGACCATTAACCACACAACCTATAATGGACACATCCATTGCGGTGGTAATGTCTTCAAGACGACGTTCAAGTTCATTGACTGTGCTAATCACATCAAATTCTTGGCGCGAACAAGAAGGACAAGCAATAAAATTAATTCCACGGCTACGAATGCGCAAAGACTTTAAAATATCAAAGCCCACTTTGATTTCTTCAACGGGATCGGCTGCTAAGGAAATACGTAAAGTATCACCAATACCCTCAGCTAATAACATGCCTAAACCCACAGCTGATTTAACTGAACCGGCACGCATACCGCCTGCTTCAGTAATCCCCAAATGCAAAGGTTGACGTATTTGTTTAGCGAGTAAACGATAAGATGCGACAGCAAGAAATACATCAGAGGCTTTTACACTGACTTTAAATTGATCAAAGTTCAAACGGTCCAAAATATCCACATGACGCATTGCCGACTCAAACAATGCCTCCGGAGTTGGCTCGCGATACTTATCCATTAA
The Shewanella vesiculosa DNA segment above includes these coding regions:
- the hisS gene encoding histidine--tRNA ligase, with product MAKQIQAIRGMNDILPTQSPIWQKLEAVLRSSVSAFGYSEIRTPIVESTDLFKRSIGEVTDIVEKEMYTFEDRNSDSLTLRPEGTASTVRAGNEHGLLYNQEQRLWYMGPMFRHERPQKGRYRQFHQFGVEVYGIGSADIDAEVLMLSARLWDLLGIKEHVALELNTLGDPAERAAYRDALIAFLEQHKDILDEDSKRRMYSNPLRVLDTKDQQVQAILADAPALMDYLGEETKTHFSTLCELLDAVGIQYTINPRLVRGLDYYNRTVFEWVTTSLGSQGTVLAGGRYDGLVGQLGGKDTPAVGFAMGLERIVLLLETLELTSDIAPEVDIYVTAMGDNCVVEAIKVAQELRQQLPTLKVMSHCGGGNFKKQMKRADKSGAQFALIIGENEVANNQVAIKPLRTKDEQQLVTRSELVTKIAELI
- the der gene encoding ribosome biogenesis GTPase Der — its product is MIPVVALVGRPNVGKSTLFNRLTRTRDALVADFPGLTRDRKYGRAFLAGYEFIVVDTGGIDGSEEGIETKMAEQSLAAIEEADVVLFMTDARAGMTAADLAIAQHLRSRDKVTFVVANKVDGIDADSACGEFWSLGLGEVYQMAAAQGRGVTNMIDYALTPYAEAMGIVRELDEEGEQVEREYTEEEAEAEQERLQNLPIKLAIIGKPNVGKSTLINRILGEERVVVYDEPGTTRDSIYIPMSREGREYVLIDTAGVRRRSKVNEVIEKFSVIKTLKAVEDANVVLLVIDAREGIAEQDLGLLGFTLNAGRALVIAINKWDGIDQKVKDRVKSELDRRLGFIDFARIHFISALHGTGVGHLYESIEEAYDSATRRVSTSMLTRVMQMSQDDHQPPLVNGRRVKLKYAHAGGYNPPIVVIHGNQVKKLPDSYKRYMMNYFRRSLKVVGTPIQLRFHEGANPFEGRTEKLTVGQERRRKRAMSHIRDRTK
- a CDS encoding tetratricopeptide repeat protein, producing the protein MEIYSTEEQQVDAIKQFWKDYGTSIVVGAVVGLGGLYGWNTYSDMKVTAAEKASESFQSIVTQSANPAALLVQAESFTSEHDQQGYQALLELMVAKSAVEAGDLAKAEASFTKVIAAEPGSGLGMVAMIRLARIQAEQNNLGMALATLEQVTDKAFASQREELKGDFLVRQGDLDKAKLAYQAAVDNGGAIASPALTMKLDNLNKA
- the bamB gene encoding outer membrane protein assembly factor BamB, which produces MKSWCKNLLAVGLSVALMSACSSSDVEEEPVSELVDIQATVFPEVTWDTSVGDGVGDYYSQLRPAVRYGKLFVADRSGVVVAFDETSGKELWKQDFNDVFEDKLEIKTKGIRLAAGVTAARNKVFVGGETGLLVALDEATGDVVWSAQANGELLSAPTVAEDVVAVNTSKGAFEAFNIDNGEKLWTYEMQLPNLTLRGTGSAAYEAGGFFLGTADGKVAVVVKSNGQQAWEQAVFTPTGSNEFTRMADIDMTPLILGENIYVASYNGNLVSMELRSGRIVWSRKYSSFNDLAAAGIGLYLVDDHSRIYSVDRRNGLELWSNSVLKNRELTAPAVIDNYIVVGDFEGYLHFIDRNSGDIVGRIEVDSDGLYAQPLVVGDNIYVQGRSGKVAIVSLNKQEQMNAEEDTKTDAE
- a CDS encoding DUF3565 domain-containing protein, which translates into the protein MQQQIIGYHLDEEQHWVAELGCGHFQHVRHNPPWTVRPWVTTVEGRQQQLGMILICKKCDVAAAADKLD
- the ispG gene encoding flavodoxin-dependent (E)-4-hydroxy-3-methylbut-2-enyl-diphosphate synthase — protein: MYNESPIIRRPSTRIYVGNVPIGDGAPIAVQSMTNTNTNDVEATVAQIRALEKVGADLVRVSVPTMDAAEAFKIIKQSVNVPLIADIHFDYRIALKVAEYGADCLRINPGNIGNEERIRSVVECARDKNIPIRIGVNGGSLEKDLMDKYREPTPEALFESAMRHVDILDRLNFDQFKVSVKASDVFLAVASYRLLAKQIRQPLHLGITEAGGMRAGSVKSAVGLGMLLAEGIGDTLRISLAADPVEEIKVGFDILKSLRIRSRGINFIACPSCSRQEFDVISTVNELERRLEDITTAMDVSIIGCVVNGPGEALVSDIGLTGGHAKSGYYDGGVRQKERFDNNNIVDGLEAKIRAKASMMANRIAITDKTE